One region of Nycticebus coucang isolate mNycCou1 chromosome 10, mNycCou1.pri, whole genome shotgun sequence genomic DNA includes:
- the COLGALT2 gene encoding procollagen galactosyltransferase 2 isoform X4, translating to MIAENKTIVAPMLESRGLYSNFWCGITPQGFYKRTPDYIQIREWKRLGCFPVPMVHSTFLIDLRKEASDRLTFYPPHQDYTWTFDDIIVFAFSSRQAGIQMHLCNREHYGYLPIPLKPHQTLQEDIENLIHVQIEAMIDRPPMEPSQFVSVVPKYPDKMGFDEIFMINLKRRKDRRDRMLRTLYEQEIEVKIVEAVDGKALNTSQLKALNIEMLPGYRDPYSSRPLTRGEIGCFLSHYSVWKEVIDRELKKTLVIEDDVRFEHQFKTKLMKLMDDIDRVHLDWELIYIGRKRMQLKEPEKAVPNVVNLVEADYSYWTLGYVISLEGAQKLVGANPFGKMLPVDEFLPIMYNKHPVAEYKEYYESRDLKAFSAEPLLIYPTHYTGQPGYLSDTETSTIWDNETVATDWDRTHSWKSRKQGRLHGDAKNTEALPPPTSMDTVPSRDEL from the exons ATGATTGCCGAAAACAAAACCATTGTGGCCCCCATGCTGGAGTCTCGGGGCCTGTACTCTAACTTCTGGTGCGGAATCACACCTCAG GGCTTCTATAAGCGGACCCCAGACTACATTCAGATTCGAGAATGGAAGCGGTTGGGCTGTTTCCCCGTCCCCATGGTCCACTCCACCTTCCTAATTGACCTCAGGAAGGAAGCTTCTGACAGGCTGACGTTCTACCCGCCACACCAGGACTACACGTGGACCTTTGATGACATCATTGTCTTCGCCTTCTCCAGCAGGCAAGCAG GCATCCAGATGCACCTTTGCAACCGAGAGCACTATGGCTACCTGCCCATCCCTCTGAAGCCCCATCAGACGCTGCAGGAGGACATCGAGAACCTCATCCACGTGCAGATCGAAGCAATGA TTGACCGTCCTCCAATGGAACCCTCCCAGTTTGTCTCAGTTGTCCCTAAATACCCAGACAAGATGGGATTTGATGAG ATTTTCATGATAAACCTCAAACGCAGAAAAGACAGGCGGGACCGGATGCTGCGCACACTATATGAACAGGAGATCGAGGTCAAGATTGTTGAAGCGGTGGATGGAAA GGCACTCAACACAAGCCAGCTAAAGGCCCTGAATATTGAAATGCTTCCTGGCTATCGTGATCCCTACTCCTCCAGGCCTCTGACCAGGGGTGAAATCGGCTGCTTTCTTAGCCACTACTCTGTCTGGAAAGAG GTAATTGACCGAGAACTGAAGAAGACTCTTGTTATTGAGGATGATGTGCGTTTTGAGCATCAGTTTAAGACAAAGTTGATGAAGCTGATGGATGACATTGACCGGGTTCATCTGGACTGGGAACTGAT TTATATTGGTAGGAAGAGGATGCAACTAAAAGAGCCAGAGAAAGCAGTGCCCAATGTGGTGAATCTGGTTGAAGCTGACTATTCCTACTGGACTCTGGGCTATGTCATCTCTCTGGAAGGAGCACAGAAGCTGGTTGGAGCCAATCCTTTTGGGAAGATGCTACCAGTGGATGAGTTTCTGCCAATCATGTACAACAAGCATCCTGT AGCCGAGTACAAGGAGTACTATGAATCCAGGGACTTGAAAGCCTTCTCCGCCGAACCATTGCTCATCTACCCCACACACTACACAGGCCAGCCGGGGTACCTGAGTGACACAGAGACCTCGACCATCTGGGACAATGAGACAGTGGCCACTGACTGGGACAGGACACATTCCTGGAAGTCCCGCAAACAAGGCCGCCTCCACGGCGATGCCAAGAACACAGAGGCACTGCCACCACCAACCTCTATGGACACCGTGCCTTCAAGGGATGAGCTATGA
- the COLGALT2 gene encoding procollagen galactosyltransferase 2 isoform X2, with the protein MDEPESYPDEIGPKHWPSSRFTHVMKLRQAALRTARERWSDYILFIDVDNFLTNPQTLNLMIAENKTIVAPMLESRGLYSNFWCGITPQGFYKRTPDYIQIREWKRLGCFPVPMVHSTFLIDLRKEASDRLTFYPPHQDYTWTFDDIIVFAFSSRQAGIQMHLCNREHYGYLPIPLKPHQTLQEDIENLIHVQIEAMIDRPPMEPSQFVSVVPKYPDKMGFDEIFMINLKRRKDRRDRMLRTLYEQEIEVKIVEAVDGKALNTSQLKALNIEMLPGYRDPYSSRPLTRGEIGCFLSHYSVWKEVIDRELKKTLVIEDDVRFEHQFKTKLMKLMDDIDRVHLDWELIYIGRKRMQLKEPEKAVPNVVNLVEADYSYWTLGYVISLEGAQKLVGANPFGKMLPVDEFLPIMYNKHPVAEYKEYYESRDLKAFSAEPLLIYPTHYTGQPGYLSDTETSTIWDNETVATDWDRTHSWKSRKQGRLHGDAKNTEALPPPTSMDTVPSRDEL; encoded by the exons ATCTTATCCTGATGAAATTGGACCAAAGCACTGGCCAAGCTCCCGGTTTACCCATGTGATGAAACTACGACAAGCAGCGCTTAGAACTGCAAGGGAAAGATGGTCAGACTACATTCTG ttCATAGATGTCGACAATTTCTTGACTAATCCACAGACCCTCAATCTAATGATTGCCGAAAACAAAACCATTGTGGCCCCCATGCTGGAGTCTCGGGGCCTGTACTCTAACTTCTGGTGCGGAATCACACCTCAG GGCTTCTATAAGCGGACCCCAGACTACATTCAGATTCGAGAATGGAAGCGGTTGGGCTGTTTCCCCGTCCCCATGGTCCACTCCACCTTCCTAATTGACCTCAGGAAGGAAGCTTCTGACAGGCTGACGTTCTACCCGCCACACCAGGACTACACGTGGACCTTTGATGACATCATTGTCTTCGCCTTCTCCAGCAGGCAAGCAG GCATCCAGATGCACCTTTGCAACCGAGAGCACTATGGCTACCTGCCCATCCCTCTGAAGCCCCATCAGACGCTGCAGGAGGACATCGAGAACCTCATCCACGTGCAGATCGAAGCAATGA TTGACCGTCCTCCAATGGAACCCTCCCAGTTTGTCTCAGTTGTCCCTAAATACCCAGACAAGATGGGATTTGATGAG ATTTTCATGATAAACCTCAAACGCAGAAAAGACAGGCGGGACCGGATGCTGCGCACACTATATGAACAGGAGATCGAGGTCAAGATTGTTGAAGCGGTGGATGGAAA GGCACTCAACACAAGCCAGCTAAAGGCCCTGAATATTGAAATGCTTCCTGGCTATCGTGATCCCTACTCCTCCAGGCCTCTGACCAGGGGTGAAATCGGCTGCTTTCTTAGCCACTACTCTGTCTGGAAAGAG GTAATTGACCGAGAACTGAAGAAGACTCTTGTTATTGAGGATGATGTGCGTTTTGAGCATCAGTTTAAGACAAAGTTGATGAAGCTGATGGATGACATTGACCGGGTTCATCTGGACTGGGAACTGAT TTATATTGGTAGGAAGAGGATGCAACTAAAAGAGCCAGAGAAAGCAGTGCCCAATGTGGTGAATCTGGTTGAAGCTGACTATTCCTACTGGACTCTGGGCTATGTCATCTCTCTGGAAGGAGCACAGAAGCTGGTTGGAGCCAATCCTTTTGGGAAGATGCTACCAGTGGATGAGTTTCTGCCAATCATGTACAACAAGCATCCTGT AGCCGAGTACAAGGAGTACTATGAATCCAGGGACTTGAAAGCCTTCTCCGCCGAACCATTGCTCATCTACCCCACACACTACACAGGCCAGCCGGGGTACCTGAGTGACACAGAGACCTCGACCATCTGGGACAATGAGACAGTGGCCACTGACTGGGACAGGACACATTCCTGGAAGTCCCGCAAACAAGGCCGCCTCCACGGCGATGCCAAGAACACAGAGGCACTGCCACCACCAACCTCTATGGACACCGTGCCTTCAAGGGATGAGCTATGA
- the COLGALT2 gene encoding procollagen galactosyltransferase 2 isoform X3 yields MAATDHNVDNTTEIFREWLKNIQKLYHYVEWRPMDEPESYPDEIGPKHWPSSRFTHVMKLRQAALRTARERWSDYILFIDVDNFLTNPQTLNLMIAENKTIVAPMLESRGLYSNFWCGITPQGFYKRTPDYIQIREWKRLGCFPVPMVHSTFLIDLRKEASDRLTFYPPHQDYTWTFDDIIVFAFSSRQAGIQMHLCNREHYGYLPIPLKPHQTLQEDIENLIHVQIEAMIDRPPMEPSQFVSVVPKYPDKMGFDEIFMINLKRRKDRRDRMLRTLYEQEIEVKIVEAVDGKALNTSQLKALNIEMLPGYRDPYSSRPLTRGEIGCFLSHYSVWKEVIDRELKKTLVIEDDVRFEHQFKTKLMKLMDDIDRVHLDWELIYIGRKRMQLKEPEKAVPNVVNLVEADYSYWTLGYVISLEGAQKLVGANPFGKMLPVDEFLPIMYNKHPVAEYKEYYESRDLKAFSAEPLLIYPTHYTGQPGYLSDTETSTIWDNETVATDWDRTHSWKSRKQGRLHGDAKNTEALPPPTSMDTVPSRDEL; encoded by the exons ATCTTATCCTGATGAAATTGGACCAAAGCACTGGCCAAGCTCCCGGTTTACCCATGTGATGAAACTACGACAAGCAGCGCTTAGAACTGCAAGGGAAAGATGGTCAGACTACATTCTG ttCATAGATGTCGACAATTTCTTGACTAATCCACAGACCCTCAATCTAATGATTGCCGAAAACAAAACCATTGTGGCCCCCATGCTGGAGTCTCGGGGCCTGTACTCTAACTTCTGGTGCGGAATCACACCTCAG GGCTTCTATAAGCGGACCCCAGACTACATTCAGATTCGAGAATGGAAGCGGTTGGGCTGTTTCCCCGTCCCCATGGTCCACTCCACCTTCCTAATTGACCTCAGGAAGGAAGCTTCTGACAGGCTGACGTTCTACCCGCCACACCAGGACTACACGTGGACCTTTGATGACATCATTGTCTTCGCCTTCTCCAGCAGGCAAGCAG GCATCCAGATGCACCTTTGCAACCGAGAGCACTATGGCTACCTGCCCATCCCTCTGAAGCCCCATCAGACGCTGCAGGAGGACATCGAGAACCTCATCCACGTGCAGATCGAAGCAATGA TTGACCGTCCTCCAATGGAACCCTCCCAGTTTGTCTCAGTTGTCCCTAAATACCCAGACAAGATGGGATTTGATGAG ATTTTCATGATAAACCTCAAACGCAGAAAAGACAGGCGGGACCGGATGCTGCGCACACTATATGAACAGGAGATCGAGGTCAAGATTGTTGAAGCGGTGGATGGAAA GGCACTCAACACAAGCCAGCTAAAGGCCCTGAATATTGAAATGCTTCCTGGCTATCGTGATCCCTACTCCTCCAGGCCTCTGACCAGGGGTGAAATCGGCTGCTTTCTTAGCCACTACTCTGTCTGGAAAGAG GTAATTGACCGAGAACTGAAGAAGACTCTTGTTATTGAGGATGATGTGCGTTTTGAGCATCAGTTTAAGACAAAGTTGATGAAGCTGATGGATGACATTGACCGGGTTCATCTGGACTGGGAACTGAT TTATATTGGTAGGAAGAGGATGCAACTAAAAGAGCCAGAGAAAGCAGTGCCCAATGTGGTGAATCTGGTTGAAGCTGACTATTCCTACTGGACTCTGGGCTATGTCATCTCTCTGGAAGGAGCACAGAAGCTGGTTGGAGCCAATCCTTTTGGGAAGATGCTACCAGTGGATGAGTTTCTGCCAATCATGTACAACAAGCATCCTGT AGCCGAGTACAAGGAGTACTATGAATCCAGGGACTTGAAAGCCTTCTCCGCCGAACCATTGCTCATCTACCCCACACACTACACAGGCCAGCCGGGGTACCTGAGTGACACAGAGACCTCGACCATCTGGGACAATGAGACAGTGGCCACTGACTGGGACAGGACACATTCCTGGAAGTCCCGCAAACAAGGCCGCCTCCACGGCGATGCCAAGAACACAGAGGCACTGCCACCACCAACCTCTATGGACACCGTGCCTTCAAGGGATGAGCTATGA